GTTAGGTGGGGAGCAGGACCAAGAGCGGGGCAGGCTTTAATCCTTACCGCAAAAGCAAGGGCACTCATTCATGGTCGCTACGCAGTGATCATGGAAGATCTGCAGACCATGGCTTATCCGGTATTGAGGCATCGGGTGCTGATGAATTTCAAAGCGGATGCAGAAAACGTAAGCTCAGATATGGTTGCTGCCGAACTGATCAGAACCATTTCCAGAACTAAAGTGAGTATTTAAATGAGCAAGTTGCTGGATCCTAAAGTACTAATGGCCATTAAAGAGCTTTCGTTATCGGCAAAAATGACGATAGATGGCTTTATGAGCGGCATTAATAAAAGTACAGTGAAAGGTCCGGGCCTGGAGTTCAGCCAGTACCGAAGCTACCAGCCGGGGGATGACTTGCGCTCGCTGGACTGGAAGATGTTTGCGCGTTCAGATCGTTATTATATCAGGGAATCAGAAGTGGAGACCAACATTTCCATACGGTTGTTAATTGATGCAAGTGCATCTATGAACCATCAGGATGGGAACTTCAGTAAAATTGATTATGCCCGTTATCTGGCCGCTTCGCTGGCCTATCTGGGAAACCTTCAGGGAGACGCAATAGGTTTATATGTGTTCAGGTCCGGAGGAATATTCTCGATGCTTGCCAAGCAGGATTTTCAGCATCTGGCAAGATTGTTTTATCAGTTGGAACAGATCAGACCGGAAGGAATTTTTACCAGGCCTATTCATTATAAAGAACTCTATGGCGGAGTACAGAAACGGGAGTTGCTGATCTTCATTACAGACCTTTATGAAATGAATGATGAGATTTTCACTTTACTGGATAGCTTGAATACGCTGAGACATGAAGTCGTGGTTTTTCACCTGATGTCAGGAAATGAACTGGAACTCGATTTTAAAGGTTATACTTCTTTTGAAGATCTGGAAACTAAAGAAACCATACAGATTGACCAGGACAAGGCGAGGGCCGCTTACCGGCAAAAGATGGATCAATACCTGGAAGAAACCCGCATAAAGTTGCTCGACAGAAGGATATTTTATCGCCTGCTCAGAACGGATGAACCCCTTGATCAGGCTTTGAGAGACTTTTTGAATCAAAGAAACAAATTAAAGATCTAGACGTGTCATTACTTTATCCCATAGGTTTATTTGCACTTGCCGGATTGCTGATTCCGCTGATCATTCATTTATGGAGTGTCAAGCAGGGGAAAACACTGAAAATCGGAAGCATTGCCCTGCTGGGAGATGGAGCACCATTGAGCTCCAGGAGCTACCGCATTAAGGATTGGTTGTTGCTATTGTTGAGGCTTTTACTAATCACTTTAGTGGGCTTCCTGCTGGCAGGTCCTTATTTTATGAAGAAGGCTGTAGCCGGGAATGAAAAAGGCTGGGTACTGATAGAGAAAAGTATATTTATTCCTGTTTATGAAACGCATAAAAAGGAGATCGATAGCCTCCTTAACTCGGGTTATCAATTGCACGATTTCAATATAGGTTTTTCAGAAATAGATATAAATGATACCTTAAAAAAAGACTCGGTAACTAATATGAATACAGCTGGTTATCATTCTATGTTAAAGCAATTGAACGAACGGCTACCTGCTGGATTCCCCGTGTATCTTTTTGCAGATCGTCGTCTGGGTAAACTGACCGACGAGCTGCCCCTGATTGATTTTAATCTGCAATGGAAAGATACTGGTAAAAGAGATACCATCAGCAACTGGACAACCAGCTTATCTGGCAAGAATTATGAGTCGATATCCAGCCCTGCCTTAACCAGATACCGTTCTCTGGATGCGGGAAAAGACTGGCCAACGATTGCTGTTCTCCTTTTTAAAAGTGCCAATGAAAAAGACGCGGATTACGTTACTGCAGCGCTAAATGCAATCACAGATTTTACCAAACGTAAAGTAGAGATAAAGTATTGGAATAATCAGTTTAACAGTGATTTAAAATTCGATGTAGGCTTTTGGCTATCTGATGGGCCTGTAGCAGCAGGCTTTTTGAAACATTTGAATCCGGAAGGGCGTTTATTTAGTTATGAAAGAGGAAAAACGATCTCCTTTCCTTCCGAAATTGATCTTCTGCCGGGAAAAACGGGAAGTATACCTAGGCTTACCTTACATAAAAGAATTGCTGCTCCGGCATATATCGGAGAAAACATTTGGAACGATGGTTTTGGGAGGCCGGTTCTGACATTAGAAAAAGAGAGGGAAATGGATCATTATCATTTCTACAGCCGTTTAAATCCGCAGTGGACCACATTGGTCTGGAGTGAAATGTTTGTGAAGGCCTTGATGCCCGTTGTCCTTGGAAAAGAGGGGGACAATTTTGCTTTTGAATCACATCCGGACGATCAACGGAGGAGTCCGGATCTATTTTCAGGAAAGCCTGCCTCAGGAAAACCTTTATTGAAACAAAAGGGAGGCCAACCGCAAACACTTCATCAATATTTCTGGATATTGGCATTGTCAGTTTTTATACTGGAGAGAATGTTGTCTTTTAATCATAAAAGAGGGGTTGGTCATGGTTGAGCAGGGGACAGAAAAGAGAATTCAGCTTTGGAAAATACAATGGAGAATGGCCCTTCTGTTTCAGCTGGTGGCCGTTAGCCTGGGGCTTTCCATGGTTATAACCTCGGTAATTATTCAACTGTTTTCCTGGACTTCCTGGACAATAGTTATGCTTTTCTCTATTTTTCTCCTGGCATTTATTGTCGGTAGCCTTAAAAATCCTTTTTGGAAAATCGATGCCTTGAGTATCTCCAGGTATCTGGATGCGCAATTTCCGGAGCTGGAGGAGAGCACTGGCCTCCTGTTGAAGTCTTCAGCGAAATTATCTCTGCTGGAACGCTTACAACAACAAAAGCTGCATCGGTTGATTAGGGAAATACCTGCTCCTAAGGAACCCCTGAGGAAACTGGGGTGGTCCATATTACTATTGATAACAGCTATGGTGCTGAGCTTTGGTATTTCTTCTTTAAAGCGATTGGATACGCTACAGAAGGCCACTGTTGCCGGACAAGCGACTTCGGTCGTAAAAGAGCATATTCCAGCTCAGATTGCTTCTTTCTCGCTAAAAATCAGCCCACCTGCTTATACCGCTCTCAACGAAAGCAGGCAGCAGCAATTTGCTATACGGGCAGCTACAGGATCGGTAGTTAGCTGGGAGATTCGAACGAATGAACCGGTTAAAAAGCTAAAGCTAATTTTTAATGATCAGCAAGTGGCAACATTGGCTTCAACCAATGGACAAGGGCTGGAATGGAAATTCCTGA
This region of Pedobacter steynii genomic DNA includes:
- a CDS encoding DUF58 domain-containing protein; the protein is MSKLLDPKVLMAIKELSLSAKMTIDGFMSGINKSTVKGPGLEFSQYRSYQPGDDLRSLDWKMFARSDRYYIRESEVETNISIRLLIDASASMNHQDGNFSKIDYARYLAASLAYLGNLQGDAIGLYVFRSGGIFSMLAKQDFQHLARLFYQLEQIRPEGIFTRPIHYKELYGGVQKRELLIFITDLYEMNDEIFTLLDSLNTLRHEVVVFHLMSGNELELDFKGYTSFEDLETKETIQIDQDKARAAYRQKMDQYLEETRIKLLDRRIFYRLLRTDEPLDQALRDFLNQRNKLKI
- a CDS encoding BatA domain-containing protein, whose amino-acid sequence is MSLLYPIGLFALAGLLIPLIIHLWSVKQGKTLKIGSIALLGDGAPLSSRSYRIKDWLLLLLRLLLITLVGFLLAGPYFMKKAVAGNEKGWVLIEKSIFIPVYETHKKEIDSLLNSGYQLHDFNIGFSEIDINDTLKKDSVTNMNTAGYHSMLKQLNERLPAGFPVYLFADRRLGKLTDELPLIDFNLQWKDTGKRDTISNWTTSLSGKNYESISSPALTRYRSLDAGKDWPTIAVLLFKSANEKDADYVTAALNAITDFTKRKVEIKYWNNQFNSDLKFDVGFWLSDGPVAAGFLKHLNPEGRLFSYERGKTISFPSEIDLLPGKTGSIPRLTLHKRIAAPAYIGENIWNDGFGRPVLTLEKEREMDHYHFYSRLNPQWTTLVWSEMFVKALMPVVLGKEGDNFAFESHPDDQRRSPDLFSGKPASGKPLLKQKGGQPQTLHQYFWILALSVFILERMLSFNHKRGVGHG